One stretch of Natronolimnobius baerhuensis DNA includes these proteins:
- a CDS encoding type II toxin-antitoxin system HicB family antitoxin, with the protein MSSDGDETETVDPDEYDELVDADVETWVDENGLHIAEDEITGVSSQGPDERTAVENLAAAVDTHREADEDTTGDDWL; encoded by the coding sequence ATGAGTTCCGACGGAGACGAGACCGAGACAGTCGACCCCGACGAGTACGACGAACTCGTGGACGCAGACGTCGAAACGTGGGTGGACGAAAACGGCCTCCACATCGCCGAAGACGAGATCACGGGCGTCTCGAGTCAGGGACCGGACGAGCGAACGGCCGTCGAAAACCTCGCGGCCGCGGTCGACACCCACCGGGAAGCGGACGAGGATACGACGGGCGACGACTGGTTATAG
- a CDS encoding aldo/keto reductase: MEYTTLGSTGMQVSKICLGCMSFGSGESWMLDRKESRELIERAIDLGINFFDTANMYSSGESEEILGDVLADYDRDEQVVATKVRFPSDSDHPNAAGLSRKTIEQELEASLDRLGMDTIDLYQTHRVDPNTPPETTLRALDDAVRRGKVRHVGTSSMYAHDLAERLRTSEREGLASFETMQNHYHLAYREEERDMLPMCDKNDIAVIPWGPLGQGYLTRPVDDLESTTRGDPENRHNPAPEYDRGGGREINARIQELAADKGVTMAQIALAWQFQNEYVDAPIVGTSSIEHLEDAVEALEIDLSDSDVEYLEEPYEPQPVIGI, from the coding sequence ATGGAATACACCACACTCGGCTCGACGGGCATGCAGGTCAGTAAGATCTGTCTCGGCTGTATGAGCTTCGGCAGCGGCGAATCGTGGATGTTAGACCGCAAGGAGAGTCGCGAACTCATCGAGCGCGCCATCGACCTCGGGATCAACTTCTTCGATACCGCGAATATGTACTCGAGTGGCGAGTCAGAGGAAATTTTAGGCGACGTACTCGCCGATTACGACCGCGACGAGCAGGTCGTCGCGACGAAAGTCCGGTTCCCATCCGACAGCGACCACCCGAACGCCGCAGGCCTCTCGAGAAAGACCATCGAACAGGAACTCGAGGCCTCGCTCGACCGATTGGGTATGGACACAATCGACCTCTATCAGACCCATCGCGTCGATCCGAACACGCCGCCGGAAACCACCCTTCGCGCACTGGATGATGCCGTCCGCCGCGGGAAAGTCAGACACGTCGGGACGAGTTCGATGTACGCCCACGACCTCGCAGAGCGACTGCGCACGAGCGAGCGCGAGGGCCTCGCGTCTTTCGAGACGATGCAGAATCACTACCACCTCGCCTACCGCGAGGAAGAGCGCGACATGCTGCCGATGTGCGATAAAAACGACATCGCCGTCATCCCATGGGGGCCACTCGGCCAGGGCTACCTGACCCGTCCCGTCGACGACCTCGAGTCCACCACGCGTGGCGACCCCGAGAATCGCCACAACCCGGCCCCGGAGTACGACCGCGGCGGCGGACGCGAGATCAACGCCCGCATTCAGGAACTGGCAGCCGACAAGGGCGTCACGATGGCCCAGATCGCCCTCGCCTGGCAGTTCCAGAACGAGTACGTCGACGCGCCAATCGTTGGCACCTCGAGCATCGAGCATCTCGAGGACGCCGTCGAAGCCCTCGAGATCGACCTCTCCGACTCGGACGTGGAGTATCTCGAGGAGCCGTACGAGCCACAGCCGGTAATCGGAATCTAA